One window from the genome of Bacillus weihaiensis encodes:
- a CDS encoding flagellar biosynthetic protein FliO produces MLQIRILAVAIIVLFSFSPQVATLVLAEENQDDKSVFEVTEGEAQSGEDQTNSTLDNPQAETSNLEGNDISVSTFDFIKMLVALGFVLFLIYFLVKFVTKKNRLFNQGQSIVNLGGTSVGPNKSVQMIKVGSRVLVLGIGDSITLLKEIDDELESKQLIEEYVNKQEQVIEPKDIVNKVSSILMKNNRKSSNNENKVTFSSEFQEQMALLKQNRSKQLDDIKRKGLKKHE; encoded by the coding sequence TTGCTTCAAATAAGAATTTTAGCAGTAGCAATTATTGTTCTTTTTAGTTTCTCTCCGCAAGTAGCAACTTTAGTTCTTGCGGAGGAAAATCAAGATGATAAAAGTGTTTTTGAGGTTACCGAAGGTGAAGCTCAATCAGGAGAGGATCAAACTAATTCTACTTTAGATAATCCTCAAGCTGAAACATCAAATCTCGAAGGTAATGATATCTCCGTCTCAACATTTGATTTTATTAAAATGTTAGTGGCATTAGGATTTGTTTTATTCTTAATCTATTTCCTAGTTAAATTTGTAACAAAGAAAAATCGATTATTTAATCAAGGACAATCAATCGTCAACTTAGGCGGCACAAGTGTGGGGCCTAATAAGTCTGTTCAAATGATTAAGGTAGGAAGTCGAGTGTTAGTTCTAGGAATCGGAGATTCAATAACACTGTTAAAGGAAATTGATGACGAACTGGAAAGTAAGCAATTAATAGAAGAATATGTGAATAAGCAAGAACAAGTGATTGAACCTAAGGATATTGTGAACAAAGTATCAAGCATTCTAATGAAAAACAATCGAAAAAGTTCTAATAATGAAAATAAAGTAACATTTTCGTCTGAATTCCAAGAACAAATGGCACTGCTTAAGCAAAATCGTTCAAAGCAGCTAGATGATATAAAGAGAAAGGGACTCAAGAAGCATGAATGA
- a CDS encoding response regulator, with the protein MAHKIMIVDDAAFMRMMIKDILTKNGYEVVAEAADGAQAVEKYKEHQPDLVTMDITMPEMDGIAALKEIKKLNGNAKIIMCSAMGQQAMVIDAIQAGAKDFIVKPFQADRVLEAIGKTLS; encoded by the coding sequence ATGGCACACAAAATTATGATTGTAGACGATGCTGCATTTATGAGAATGATGATTAAAGATATCCTAACTAAAAATGGTTATGAAGTGGTAGCAGAGGCTGCAGATGGTGCTCAAGCAGTTGAAAAGTATAAAGAACACCAACCAGATCTAGTTACGATGGATATTACAATGCCAGAGATGGACGGAATAGCTGCGTTAAAGGAAATAAAAAAACTTAATGGTAATGCAAAAATTATTATGTGCTCAGCAATGGGTCAACAAGCGATGGTCATTGATGCCATTCAAGCAGGGGCAAAAGATTTTATCGTTAAGCCATTCCAAGCAGACCGCGTATTAGAGGCAATCGGTAAAACATTAAGCTAA